The proteins below come from a single Malus domestica chromosome 03, GDT2T_hap1 genomic window:
- the LOC103441355 gene encoding beta-1,6-galactosyltransferase GALT29A-like, with product MPKSVENQDEADTQSIKICTPIYFWPHLATPINPFNDLFTLPMKRSVRPLFSILLLIVFAATLSCRNAVRHSFELENKVLIQPSRPVFNATLLRFAAVDAGEAQAKKEIEQLLEGNFASLGKYRTFASWRRFNHHDIRAKTSTGLPVMLRSPRFYRYWLDFRRVLSDWSRNKRFHGDVMLDLVGLVRNPIDRHNGLVGSEQRRYSSCAVVGNSGILLKSNHGALIDSHEVVIRLNNARIQSFSEKVGSKTSISFVNSNILHLCARRDGCFCHPYGLNVPMIMYICQPVHLFDYTICNMSHKAPLLVTDPRFDVLCARIVKYYSLKRFVEETGKSFEEWEAVHDGSMFHYSSGMQAIMLALGICDKVSVFGFGKSDSAKHHYHTNQKAELRLHDYPAEYAFYRDLAERPQVIPFLSDKFNIPPVVLYQ from the coding sequence ATGCCAAAATCTGTAGAAAACCAGGATGAAGCCGACACGCAGAGCATCAAGATCTGCACTCCCATCTATTTCTGGCCGCATTTAGCGACACCCATCAACCCTTTCAACGATCTCTTCACCCTTCCCATGAAGCGCTCTGTCCGCCCATTATTCAGCATTCTCCTCCTCATTGTGTTCGCCGCCACGCTGAGCTGCCGGAACGCTGTCCGCCATAGCTTTGAGCTCGAGAATAAGGTGCTAATCCAACCGTCGAGGCCGGTGTTCAATGCCACTCTGCTCAGATTCGCCGCCGTTGATGCAGGTGAAGCTCAAGCCAAGAAGGAGATTGAGCAGCTGTTGGAGGGTAACTTTGCCAGTCTCGGAAAGTACCGGACTTTCGCTTCGTGGAGGCGATTTAATCACCATGATATCAGAGCAAAGACGTCTACTGGATTGCCGGTAATGCTCCGCTCTCCCCGATTCTATCGTTATTGGTTGGATTTTAGGAGGGTTTTGAGTGATTGGTCGAGAAACAAACGGTTTCATGGTGATGTTATGTTGGATTTAGTTGGACTTGTTAGGAATCCCATTGATAGGCACAATGGCTTAGTGGGTTCCGAGCAACGGCGCTATTCGTCGTGTGCGGTTGTCGGAAACAGTGGGATTTTGTTGAAGAGTAATCATGGAGCTCTCATTGATAGTCATGAGGTTGTCATTCGATTGAACAACGCGAGGATCCAGAGTTTTTCGGAGAAAGTTGGCTCGAAAACCAGCATTTCGTTTGTAAATAGTAACATTTTGCATCTTTGTGCTCGGAGAGATGGTTGTTTTTGCCACCCTTATGGACTGAATGTGCCTATGATTATGTACATTTGTCAACCGGTGCATCTCTTCGATTACACGATATGCAACATGTCCCACAAAGCGCCGTTGCTCGTGACTGATCCTCGGTTTGATGTGTTGTGCGCGAGGATTGTGAAGTATTATTCGTTGAAGCGGTTTGTGGAGGAGACGGGGAAGTCGTTTGAGGAGTGGGAGGCAGTTCATGATGGTTCCATGTTTCATTACTCTTCCGGTATGCAGGCTATTATGCTTGCTTTGGGAATTTGTGACAAAGTTAGTGTTTTTGGATTTGGGAAGTCGGATTCAGCGAAGCATCATTATCACACGAATCAGAAGGCCGAGCTTCGATTGCACGATTATCCAGCGGAGTACGCGTTCTATCGCGATTTGGCTGAGAGACCGCAGGTAATACCGTTCCTTTCGGACAAGTTCAACATTCCTCCTGTGGTTCTATATCAATGA